CAGCGTCATGATCAATTGCTTCAATAGCCGCGCATAGTGCGGCATTTCCAGTTCCGACAACGATTATCTTATTCATCTTTTTTATAGAATTACTAAAATTTGGGGTAAATGTTAATCTTGAGTCAAAATATGAGTTTTAAATAATATTTTCTCATAGAGCAGTACTTTGTGGTATATTTACTTATTTTCATTATAAATTACATTATAATGTAGTGTTTATCTTATTTAATAATGTTAAATTAATTTTTATTAATAATTAGATACTGAAATGTTTAAAAAATTACTTTGGGCGAAAGTTGCATGTATTGCTTCGCTATCTGCACTAATGTTTACTTCTTGTGGGTCGGATGAAAAAGACAATGTTGAGGATCAATTAAAGGAATTGACACAATCATGTGATGTCGATTTTTCCTCAGAAGTAGCTACAGGTGAGTTTATGGGTGAATCCTTTACCTTTGTGAAAGGTATTGCAAAAAAGGATTCGTTTGATAAGGATAAACATAGATTTGTTTTGTACGGTGAAGAGTCTGAGCATGTTCTTTGCGATCCATTCTTATCTTACCCTACAAAATCTATTATTTTCACAGTGCCATTGGAAGTAGGCTTGTATGAATTGAGTTTGGAAAATGGATTGACTTTTAATGATGCTTCTGTGGTTAATTCTGTAAATGCTGTTGGAAGTATTTGCGGAGGAATTGAAATAACATCTGTTACTGATACAGAAGTATCAGGTAAGATTGATGCTTATGCTGATGAAGATAATGGCTTTAATGGGACATTTACAGTTTCTATTTGTGAAGATTCAGCTTTTTTCTAGAGGTTAGTCAAGTTAAAGAAATTAAAAATCCGCGGTTATGCGGATTTTTTTTGCTTTTTGAATTTTACAATGAATTATCAATAGCTTTTTTTACCAAAAATGAATTTGCTACTTGACTGATGATAGTGATTTGCTCGCCTTTATCTATAAATTCTCCTCTGGTGTAGGCATCGTAAATCTCTCCCTCAATTTCTATCGTGCCACTTGGTCGAAGTTTGGAGTAGGCGGTACCCGTTTTTCCAATCATGTCATTTACTTCTTTTTTCACTGAATAGCCTTTATCGCTTTTCTGTTCATTTTCAAGGCTGATTCGTTTGAAGTATTTGGAAGATAGCAAGCTCTTGCCTGCAAGGAGCATGAAGATAAATGAGCCTGTTAGCGATATTCCAACGACTAGAATGCTTTTGTTGATTTCCTCACCGGAGGTAAAAGTGAAATCGAAAAAGTCATTGTTTAGCATGGTTAAGACAAGGCCTATGACGACTAGTGCGATTCCTGATATGCCCGCTATTCCAAAACCGGGTATGACAAAGACTTCCAATCCTATGAGTATGACCCCTACGATAAAACAGGCGATTTCCCAGTTTTCCGCAAGGCCATTGAGATAGTAGGGAACAAAATACAAAACAGCGGCAATGCCTGCTGCCAAGATTGGAAATCCAATCCCAGGGCTTTGTAGCTCAAAATATATGCCTCCGAGAATGATCATGATCAGAATTCCGCTTACAGCAGGGTTGAGAAAGAAAGCGATAATTTTCTCGGCAGTGGTGACTTTGAAGTTATCGACTTCAGGATTGTCAATGTGATTTCTTTTTAGGATTTCTTCGATATTGTTCACTTCCGCGGTGCAAAATCCGTGTTTAATCGCCTCTGAAGTAGAGAATGTCAGAACTTTTCCTTCTGTGGTCACGCTGTCTATTTGTATGCTTTCATCAACCATGGCTTCCGCTATTTGTGGATTCCTGCCTTTGGCCTCGGCTGTGGATCTCATGATGCTTCTCATGTATGATTGATATTTGTCGGGAGCCGCTTTGCCATCTTGCGTTACAACTGTAGCCGCGCCAATACTAGCTCCGGGAGACATGTATATGCTATCGCAAGCTATTGAAATCAAGGCTCCTGCAGATGCTGCATCTTTGTTTATGAAAACGTAAATAGGAATTTCGCTTTCCAATATTTTGGTTCGAATGTCATCAGCATCGTTTACGGCTCCTCCATAAGTATCCATCTCAATGATGATCAGTTGAGCGCTGTCTTTTCTTGCGTGTTCCAGCGCTAGGTCGACTCTTCTGTTCATTCGAGGGTCGATGGGACCGTCAATCTTGAAGGTGAATACTTTTTCAATACTGTCAGTGCTTGCTGTTGCAGCCAAGCTTGTGGTTAAGGTCAATAAAAGCAATAATGCTTTAAGAAAATGCGGGCTAATTTTCATTTTTTTGATATTTGAAATAAAAAATTGCTTCATAGATTCAAAAGTCTTTCAAATGCTTTTGTAATTTAATTATTTCTGTCAATTTTAATAAAAAAATCCATTCATTGTCTTAAGCGAACATGTATAAGCTTGGCAAATTCAATCAAAACATTTGTTTATTTGAAATCGAAACTACAATATGAGTCTCCGGGATTGATTTGGAACTCAGTCATGGACCCCGATCAAGGGCTAATGGTTCTTGAGGAGAGAGATCAAGCGAATATGGAAATGACTTTCAGTTGCATAGATCTACTGAATGACAAGGTTTTGTTCGAAGGCTTGTTGTTTGAGGATTCTTGGAATTTGGGCATAAATGCCCTGATGGGAAACTTGATGATTATGCACAAGTACAAAGATGCGGATAATCCTATCGTTGAGAAAGTATTTGCATATGATATTAATAAAGAGGCCATACTATGGGAAGCCGAGAATTTTGGCATTGAAAGAGTCTCAGAAGATTCATTAATTGGCTACTTTGAAAGAGAAGGGGAGCATTTTCCACATGTTTTGGATATAATGACCGGAGAGGCTGAGTATTTGGATGATCAAGCGTACAAGGAAGCATTGATCGGCGCAGCTAAAAAAGGCGCGGAGAAAATGGATGAAAGCTTGGCGCAATATCCTTTGCATTATACGGAGGAGAATGACCATTTTGAGACTTTCCGCAAATTTATCGAGCAAAAGATGGGCTTAAAGCCTGAGAAAGCTGTTGACTATTTGGAAACAGATACTTGGCTCATACTTTCTTTTTATACAATTAAAGGCAATGGATTGGACAACATTTTGCTGGTCTTGGATAAGGATGGAAATGTATTGTTGAACACATTAATCAATGCAAATAGCAAGGGAATCGCTTTTGATCCTTTTTTTGTGTATCAGAATAAGTTAATTTTCGTAAGAGATAGAGGCGAATTATGCATTTTTGAATAATTTAGCCCAAAAAATATATTTTTCGGCTTATTTTATAAATATTGGCCACAGAATCGAAATGAATTGTCTATGAAAAGAATATTTGTTGCTTTTATTCTAATGATGTTCGCCCAAGGGGCTAGTGCGGTGATTATGCCAAAGGACTCGGTTGGAGTATCGCAAAAAGAAGACAAACGCTATATTTTGCATAAGGTGGTTTCCGGCGAAGGGCTTTACAGTATTTCTAGAAAATACAATGTGAGCATAGAGGAAATCAAGAAAGCCAATCCTTCGACTAGTGACGGGTTGGTAGTGGGTGAGGTATTGAATATTCCT
The Aureibacter tunicatorum DNA segment above includes these coding regions:
- a CDS encoding DUF4905 domain-containing protein, with product MKSKLQYESPGLIWNSVMDPDQGLMVLEERDQANMEMTFSCIDLLNDKVLFEGLLFEDSWNLGINALMGNLMIMHKYKDADNPIVEKVFAYDINKEAILWEAENFGIERVSEDSLIGYFEREGEHFPHVLDIMTGEAEYLDDQAYKEALIGAAKKGAEKMDESLAQYPLHYTEENDHFETFRKFIEQKMGLKPEKAVDYLETDTWLILSFYTIKGNGLDNILLVLDKDGNVLLNTLINANSKGIAFDPFFVYQNKLIFVRDRGELCIFE
- a CDS encoding NfeD family protein, with the protein product MKISPHFLKALLLLLTLTTSLAATASTDSIEKVFTFKIDGPIDPRMNRRVDLALEHARKDSAQLIIIEMDTYGGAVNDADDIRTKILESEIPIYVFINKDAASAGALISIACDSIYMSPGASIGAATVVTQDGKAAPDKYQSYMRSIMRSTAEAKGRNPQIAEAMVDESIQIDSVTTEGKVLTFSTSEAIKHGFCTAEVNNIEEILKRNHIDNPEVDNFKVTTAEKIIAFFLNPAVSGILIMIILGGIYFELQSPGIGFPILAAGIAAVLYFVPYYLNGLAENWEIACFIVGVILIGLEVFVIPGFGIAGISGIALVVIGLVLTMLNNDFFDFTFTSGEEINKSILVVGISLTGSFIFMLLAGKSLLSSKYFKRISLENEQKSDKGYSVKKEVNDMIGKTGTAYSKLRPSGTIEIEGEIYDAYTRGEFIDKGEQITIISQVANSFLVKKAIDNSL